From a region of the Pontixanthobacter gangjinensis genome:
- the cutA gene encoding divalent-cation tolerance protein CutA encodes MSALIWSPFENIEQARSIAKLLMQEQLIACANFHDGMQSMFVWEGEIDETNECGGLFKTDASLLKAAIKRLEQLHPYQTPAILGWNCEGAGVATQSWLSKLAKGWRQ; translated from the coding sequence ATGAGCGCGCTGATCTGGTCACCATTCGAAAATATCGAGCAAGCCAGATCAATTGCCAAATTGCTGATGCAGGAACAGTTGATTGCTTGCGCCAATTTCCATGATGGTATGCAGTCGATGTTCGTCTGGGAAGGCGAGATTGACGAAACGAACGAATGTGGAGGGTTGTTCAAGACTGACGCGTCTTTGCTGAAAGCCGCAATAAAGCGTCTTGAACAATTGCATCCCTACCAAACACCCGCCATTCTGGGATGGAATTGCGAAGGGGCCGGGGTCGCAACCCAGTCATGGCTGAGCAAACTGGCAAAAGGGTGGCGGCAATGA
- a CDS encoding COX15/CtaA family protein — MPINPEARPILLARWLFAVAAVIVIMVIVGGITRLTESGLSITEWKPVTGALPPLNESQWQAEFDAYKEIGEYQLVNGPAGMTLADYKFIYFWEWFHRLLGRFIGLIYALPLLWFWVKRQIPAGYKPRLLALLALGALQGTFGWYMVRSGLSAEMTDVSHFWLSIHLLTALFTLAGLIWTALDLLRLAQIPNARPARLTGFAWTLSAVLFIQLLLGAWVAGLNAGLASDSWPLMQGRLFPEIDMSRGALYALTHDPFLLHFLHRWWAWVAVAALIVLARKARVFDRRASIIIHSAFGLQIILGIATVWTGVNLWIATAHQGVGALLVAATAWGLHLIGRGK, encoded by the coding sequence ATGCCAATTAACCCTGAAGCCCGTCCAATTCTACTCGCACGCTGGCTGTTTGCTGTGGCTGCGGTGATCGTCATCATGGTGATTGTTGGCGGGATCACCAGGCTGACCGAATCGGGCCTTTCCATCACCGAATGGAAGCCGGTGACCGGGGCGTTACCGCCATTGAATGAATCGCAGTGGCAGGCAGAGTTCGATGCCTACAAGGAGATCGGCGAATATCAGCTGGTTAATGGACCTGCCGGAATGACCCTGGCTGATTATAAATTCATCTATTTCTGGGAATGGTTCCATCGCCTTCTAGGCCGGTTCATTGGCTTGATCTATGCACTCCCGCTGCTGTGGTTCTGGGTCAAGCGCCAAATCCCAGCTGGATATAAGCCCCGCCTGCTCGCGCTGCTGGCGCTGGGCGCGCTGCAGGGGACTTTCGGTTGGTACATGGTGCGCTCGGGCCTTTCGGCTGAAATGACCGATGTCAGCCATTTCTGGTTATCCATCCATCTGCTCACAGCCTTGTTTACACTTGCAGGGCTGATTTGGACCGCGCTTGATTTGCTCAGGCTGGCGCAAATCCCAAATGCCCGCCCGGCCCGATTAACCGGATTTGCATGGACATTGAGCGCAGTGCTGTTCATCCAATTGCTGCTTGGCGCATGGGTCGCAGGGCTGAATGCGGGGCTTGCATCGGATAGCTGGCCGCTGATGCAAGGGCGGCTATTCCCAGAAATCGATATGTCCCGCGGAGCACTTTATGCGCTGACGCATGATCCGTTCCTGCTGCATTTCCTCCACCGCTGGTGGGCGTGGGTTGCGGTCGCAGCGTTGATTGTGCTGGCACGTAAAGCGCGAGTTTTTGACCGGCGTGCGTCGATCATCATCCATTCGGCGTTTGGCCTCCAGATAATTCTTGGGATTGCGACAGTATGGACCGGGGTTAATTTGTGGATCGCCACCGCGCATCAAGGAGTGGGGGCCTTGCTGGTCGCGGCCACAGCTTGGGGCCTGCATCTCATCGGCCGCGGCAAATGA